The Fulvivirga maritima genome segment TTATAGCACTAGCTTTCCTGGGTTATCCTATAATTATATTCTTGCTGATGACCATTTTCAATATTCCCTTTTATGGCATGGATGCCAGCAACTGGCTCATCGGGTTTTCAATACCTTTTATCCTAGCTGTAATGTTTTACCGAATTCCTAAAATGCTTATCAATATTATAAGGGGTATCCCTAACTCCGGTTATTATATAGGTAAAGAGGCTGTTTACCTTGAAGGTGAAAAAATAAAAAATGCTGATCCTGCTTCGTTTGATCCTATGAATGACTTTAACTACTACTCTAAAGATACTAATCACGTATTCTTCAATAGCAAAGTAATTCCTAATTCGGACCCTGCCACTTTTACTCCTGTACCTTCTGAAGAAGAGGGTTATGGTGATTACTGGAAGGATAAAAACCATGTGTATTTAAGTGGCAGCATTCTGAAAGGAGCTGACCCTAACAGCATGGTATGTCTTAGATCATCATATGCTAAAGACGCTAAGCACATGTACTACAGATTTTGGATAGTAGAAGATGCCGATCCGAAAAACTTCCATTTCATAAGTGATTGCATTGCCATAGATGAGCATAATATATATGTGTATGGCCAAAAATCTAACATTCAAACAGACACTAAAAATTTCGAAGTAGTCGGTGATTACAATTCACCTTCATTCTGCCGCGACAATAACTGTATTTATCTGATCATCTTTCATAATGGCGACCCTCTACTCAAAGTTGAAGGCGCTGATCCTACAACATTTGAAAAAATAGAAGGAGGCTATTATAAGACATCCATCAAGTGTACTATCATGACAGCATCACCAGATCAGTAAAGGTGCTAGAAGAAGCCGATCCCTCCACCTTCACTACTAGCTATGACCACATTGCCCGAACAGACGCCAGAGATAAAAATCATGCTTATATGAGCGGAAAGCTAGTTCCTCCAAAAGATTAA includes the following:
- a CDS encoding DKNYY domain-containing protein, with amino-acid sequence MIISIIVTLLLIFYSGIFVMSPMMIASHGFSDSLSSILIALAFLGYPIIIFLLMTIFNIPFYGMDASNWLIGFSIPFILAVMFYRIPKMLINIIRGIPNSGYYIGKEAVYLEGEKIKNADPASFDPMNDFNYYSKDTNHVFFNSKVIPNSDPATFTPVPSEEEGYGDYWKDKNHVYLSGSILKGADPNSMVCLRSSYAKDAKHMYYRFWIVEDADPKNFHFISDCIAIDEHNIYVYGQKSNIQTDTKNFEVVGDYNSPSFCRDNNCIYLIIFHNGDPLLKVEGADPTTFEKIEGGYYKTSIKCTIMTASPDQ